In one window of Vanrija pseudolonga chromosome 5, complete sequence DNA:
- the hal4 gene encoding Serine/threonine-protein kinase hal4 has protein sequence MPAINLVPEAGDDDALAADKLKATADPIAANGVHLTADDAASLQAHRSIADNHIAPNAPASVNVVPPSPVTIVPASPLPSKAKPASGLLSLNELAAPLIDTHRSTPDSVAPQPSSVGTPELLPDSAFPVPKFRPLPSATQTASGVANKDAPGMTIPPPSSAPMSRNVSANGPAAHEPVPPTRTQRSLSTSSKSGEKKGFLAKMFNHDKSEKVALAVPRNGDSPPVTPAAGSDSDLSRPPSRAPSVKRNKDEESRPSGLARRLSERSISGSTAATSATATGPKEESGSKFTLKDLIGGGKTGESKLTRRPSDKGSARGSDRGSTKGSDYGGDNNSTASLLKKYGVCDRAAIGKGATAVVRLAHKWDRREEKLYAVKEFRKRRKNETEKDYVKKLTSEFCISSTLHHINVVETVDLVQDEQQHWCEVMEYCPGGDLYAAIKKGGMSSGEVECTFKQILHGIQYLHSMGVAHRDIKPENLLLDGRGHVKITDFGVSDVFRMCWEKKTHLSKGLCGSEPYIAPELFEQKEYDARLVDVWAAAIVFYCMQFQELPWRVAKPSDPTFATYLSQYYPSGARPEGAPACPSPLNNLIPRECRHVIKHMLDPDPKTRWTVDDALKDKWIQSVEVCVEGQQNGHTHTAVGADIVRV, from the exons ATGCCGGCCATCAATCTTGTACCAGAAgctggtgacgacgacgcactAGCTGCGGATAAGCTCAAG GCAACTGCAGATCCGATCGCCGCCAACGGTGTGCATCTcactgccgacgacgctgctTCCTTGCAAGCTCATCGCTCCATCGCCGACAATCACATCGCCCCAAACGCCCCCGCATCTGTCAATGTTGTCCCGCCGTCTCCAGTTACGATTGTTCCGGCATCGCCTTTGCCTtccaaggccaagccagCCTCAGGCTTGCTCTCCCTCAACGAACTCGCCGCTCCTTTGATTGATACCCACCGGTCGACCCCAGATTCGGTTGCCCCTCAGCCTAGCTCGGTTGGAACTCCAGAACTCCTTCCCGACTCGGCCTTCCCTGTGCCAAAGT TCCGCCCATTGCCGTCCGCTACCCAGACGGCGAGTGGGGTGGCAAACAAAGACGCACCCGGTATGACTATtccaccgccgtcgtccgcgccgatGTCTAGAAACGTGTCGGCCAACGGTCCGGCGGCTCACGAGCCGGTGCCTCCTACTCGCACTCAGCGCTCGCTCTCCACGAGCAGCAAGTCGGGTGAGAAGAAGGGCTTCCTCGCCAAGATGTTCAACCATGACAAGTCCGAGAAGGTCGCGTTGGCAGTGCCACGCAATGGTGACTCTCCGCCCGTCACCCCAGCGGCCGGTTCGGATTCCGATCTCTCTCGTCCTCCCTCCCGAGCCCCCAGTGTCAAGCGCAACAAGGACGAGGAAAGCCGCCCCAGTGGCCTGGCTCGCCGCCTCTCCGAGCGTTCTATCTCTGGTTCTACTGCAGCCACATCAGCTACGGCGACTGGGCCCAAGGAAGAATCCGGCAGCAAGTTTACGCTTAAGGATCTCATTGGTGGCGGCAAGACCGGTGAGAGCAAGCTCACTCGGCGTCCTTCCGACAAGGGCTCGGCACGCGGTTCGGACCGCGGATCCACCAAGGGCAGCGACTATGGTggcgacaacaacagcacaGCGTCATTGCTGAAGAAGTACGGTGTTTGTGATCGTGCGGCTATCGGCAAGGGTGCTACAGCGGttgtccgcctcgcccatAAGTGGGACCGCCGAGAAGAGAAGCTTTATGCTGTCAAGGAGTTCCGCAAGCGCCGCAAGAACGAAACCGAGAAGGATTACGTCAAGAAGCTCACATCCGAGTTCTGTATTTCATCGACGCTCCATCACATCAACGTTGTGGAGACTGTCGATCTCGTCCAGGACGAACAGCAACATTGGTGCGAGGTTATGGAGTATTGCCCTGGTGGTGACCTCTATGCGGCTATCAAGAAGGGTGGCATGTCGtccggcgaggtcgagtgcACCTTCAAGCAGATTCTTCACGGCATCCAGTACCTGCACTCGATGGGTGTCGCCCACCGCGATATCAAGCCAGAGAacctccttcttgacggACGCGGTCACGTCAAGATTACCGACTTCGGCGTGTCTGACGTTTTCCGCATGTGCTGGGAGAAGAAGACCCATCTCAGCAAGGGCCTGTGCGGCTCCGAGCCTTACATCGCTCCAGAACTGTTTGAACAGAAGG AATACGATGCccgtctcgtcgacgtcTGGGCTGCTGCCATTGTCTTCTATTGCATGCAGTTCCAGGAACTTCCGTGGCGCGTCGCCAAGCCCTCAGATCCCACGTTCGCCACATACCTGTCGCAATACTACCCATCCGGCGCTCGTCCTGAAGGAGCGCCAGCGTGCCCCTCGCCTCTCAACAACCTTATACCCCGCGAGTGCCGCCACGTAATCAAGCACATGCTGGATCCGGATCCAAAGACGCGGTGGACTGTGGACGACGCTCTGAAGGATAAATGGATTCAGTCGGTTGAAGTTTGTGTCGAGGGACAACAGAACGGCCACACCCACACGGCTGTCGGTGCCGACATTGTCCGCGTTTAA
- the ATO2_1 gene encoding Ammonia transport outward protein 2: MGNSSSRCRAVAASPRIYGQGATGNAQGMYIRAVTWRQLFSHSSIAGGSTSSHLPCSTLQHHISPTMSETNGASNPELKQQAEYSSGAAVSRFITPGGNPLDTSQPAFPVFHRKFGNPAPLGLLSFGGTTLVLSFFNYQVRGITHPNVIVGLALALGGVAQMISGIEEWATGNTFGGSAFTIYGAFWLSFGYIFVPSSGILKAYENDPHQLQSALGIYLVMWGILTFIFLIATHRSSVALVVVFFLLDVTFWVLAAGHLTEKLNVTKAGGILGILTAFAAFYTALAGLLTKDTSYFLLPVGDLSGN, translated from the exons ATGGGCAACTCCTCATCAAGGTGTCGCGCAGTCGCGGCAAGTCCTAGGATTTACGGTCAAGGGGCCACTGGGAACGCCCAGGGGATGTATATAAGGGCCGTCACTTGGCGACAGTTGTTTTCGCACTCATCAATCGCTGGAGGAAGCACCTCATCGCACCTGCCTTGTTCTACTCTACAACACCACATCAGTCCAACAATGTCCGAGACCAACGGCGCTTCCAACCCCGAGCtcaagcagcaggccgagtACTCTTCCGGCGCTGCCGTCTCGCGATTCATCACCCCTGGCGGTAACCCCCTCGacaccagccagcctgccTTCCCCGTCTTCCACCGCAAGTTTGGTAACCCTGCCCCTCTCGGTCTTCTCTC TTTCGGTGGTACCACGCTGGTCCTCTCGTTCTTCAACTACCAGGTTCGCGGCATCACCCACCCCAATGTTattgtcggcctcgccctcgcccttggcggtGTGGCTCAGATGATCTCTGGTATCGAGGAATGGGCAACTGGTAACACTTTTGGCGGCTCGGCCTTCACCATCTACGGTGCATTCTGGCTTTCGTTTGGCTACATCTTCGTTCCCTCGTCCGGCATCCTCAAGGCTTACGAGAACGACCCGCACCAGCTCCAGTCGGCTCTTGGCATCTACCTTGTCATGTGGGG TATCCTTACTTTCATCTTCCTCATTGCCACGCACCGCTCCTCTGTCGCCCTTGTTGTCGTCTTCTTCCTGCTTGACGTGACATTCTGGGTGCTTGCCGCCGGACACTTGACTGAGAAGCTCAATGTCACCAAGGCCGGCGGTATCCTCGGTATC CTCACTGCCTTCGCTGCCTTCTACACGGCTCTTGCTGGTCTCCTCACCAAGGACACCAGCTACTTCCTCCTTCCCGTCGGCGACCTCTCGGGCAACTAA
- the FKBP5 gene encoding FK506-binding protein 5 has translation MSQRRLPALDHKHTPAAPYSNNRDAAHALQAVAISLIDSGLRILQSDVLSDEQLQHESHLIPGGTLGKHFRHVTEMFDAFLLPLSTTTTAGGPLVIDYDAELPRSRHLTARSVSHARQAMEGVRAGLAALGDVGDLATVLGGDVEVVALTPSRQELSSSLGRELWFCSLHAIHHYTMIRTIAVHELGLSLSPDFGTAPATLLYRSRECRSPSEPADKVWAKL, from the exons ATG TCACAGCGACGACTCCCTGCATTGGATCACAAGCatacgccggcggcgccataCTCCAACAAccgcgacgctgcgcacGCCCTCCAAGCAGTTGCGATCTCTCTCATCGACTCGGGGCTTAGGATTCTCCAGTCCGACGTCCTGTCAGACGAACAGCTCCAGCATGAGAGCCACTTGATCCCTGGCGGCACGTTGGGCAAGCACTTTCGCCACGTAACGGAAATGTTCGACGCGTTCCTGCTGCCCctctcgacgacaacaaccgCTGGCGGACCACTAGTCATCGACTATGACGCAGAACTGCCGCGCTCCCGACACTTGACAGCCAGGTCTGTATCGCATGCACGTCAGGCGATGGAGGGAGTACGTGCCGGTCTTGCAGCTCTCGGAGACGTTGGCGATCTCGCTACGGTGTTGGGTGGcgatgtcgaggtcgtcgcgcttaCACCGAGTCGTCAAGAGCTGAGCAGCTCTCTTGGGCGTGAG CTATGGTTCTGCTCTCTCCATGCCATTCATCACTACACAATGATTCGGACCATTGCCGTCCATGAACTA GGACTGTCGCTCTCTCCAGACTTTGGAACCGCACCAGCGACGTTGCTGTACCGAAGCAGGGAGTGCAGATCACCCTCAGAGCCCGCCGACAAGGTTTGGGCCAAGTTGTAG
- the ini1 gene encoding Pre-mRNA-splicing factor ini1: MSKHHTDLLLCRRQPGVAIGRVCEKCDGRCPVCDSHVRPMTLVHVCDECSFGNGAGKCIICGSSAISDAYYCTECTRLEKDRDGCPRVINLGASRVDAFYERKKLGQQGGGGGFKKG, translated from the exons ATG TCCAAGCATCATACCG ATCTTCTCCTGTGTCGTCGACAGCCTGGTGTCG CTATTGGGCGCGTGTGCGAGAAGTGCGATGGTCGATG CCCAGTTTGCGACTCGCACGTCCGGCCAATGACTCTGGTTCACGTCTGCGACGAATGCTCCT TCGGTaacggcgccggcaagtGCATCATCTGTGGTTCGTCTG CCATCTCAGACGCATACTACTGCACAGAAT GCACACGGTTAGAGAAGGACCGTGACGGCTGCCCAAGGGTTATCAAT CTGGGTGCGTCTCGTGTCGACGCCTTCTACGAACGGAAGAAACTTGG AcaacaaggaggaggaggagggttCAAGAAGGGATAG
- the HEXO2 gene encoding Beta-hexosaminidase 2, with protein MLSWPFIPGHSLLAFLLARPLSTMTVLVPLVATLFGLLTLRVSAASPSKLNLVPFPTKASIGNTVVCLGKDFAVQLDDTSPHGKTAPGDLLAAIERANTHVKNGRHQYLSVSGGLEFFEGSQGCENYIDALVLSFEPGADYDSILSHATAPVEKRKDAEGYKLSVPTAGRAHVVAGTALGLFRGLTTFENLVYHADGSAVASGSTQTASGQVPLGSSVTETQEDVAYAPFAPYEIEDKPAFPWRAVLLDTSRHFFSKPSILKMLDTMAMVKLNVFHLHITDSNSWPLDLHEFPLLAQKGAYRGPRVYSEQDVRDIVRYAGERGIDVVMEIDTPGHTSIIGEAYPDYIACHDKRPWTSRAHQPPAGQLRFADTEVAEFTSKLFQAAMSVTQSQYFGTGGDEINMKCMEEDEPTRRSLSEKGWTIEDALRDFTQRTHATLAENGRTAIVWQEMAIAYENTGLNPNTVVEIWVDSNDARRVVDKGYRIVHAAADYFYLDCGQGGWITQDGGQGNSWCDPFKTWMKIISFDPYKNIEESQRKLVLGGQTSLWAEQTDEANFESVLWPRAAALAELFWSGAGPNGYPRSELKHLCNLTGRCPGRASPHARHPIPHGGPRGPSGSSATRVVRSAAR; from the exons ATGCTCTCGTGGCCCTTCATCCCAGGCCACTCGCTACtggccttcctcctcgcccgtccGCTGTCAACAATGACCGTGCTCGTGCCCCTCGTCGCAACCTTGTTTGGTCTGCTCACGCTccgcgtgtcggccgcgagTCCGAGCAAGCTCAACCTCGTGCCCTTCCCCACCAAGGCGTCGATAGGTAACACAGTTGTCTGCCTCGGCAAGGACTTTGCAgtgcagctcgacgacacctCTCCCCACGGCAAGACAGCACCAGGCGACCTCCTGGCCGCCATCGAGCGGGCCAACACACATGTGAAGAACGGGAGGCACCAGTACCTCTCCGTCTCGGGTGGTCTCGAGTTCTTTGAGGGGAGCCAAGGTTGCGAAAACTacatcgacgcgctcgtACTCTCGTTTGAGCCAGGAGCCGACTACGACTCGATCCTGTCACACGCGACGGCACCAGTGGAGAAGAGGAAGGACGCAGAGGGCTACAAGCTGTCTGTCCCAACTGCTGGCCGAGCCCATGTGGTGGCCGGAACGGCGCTCGGGCTGTTCCGCGGCCTGACGACGTTCGAGAACCTCGTCTACCATGCCGATGGCTCCGCTGTAGCCTCGGGCAGCACCCAGACTGCGTCGGGTCAGGTGCCCctgggcagcagcgtcaCCGAGACTCAAGAGGACGTAGCTTATGCGCCCTTCGCACCGTACGAGATCGAAGACAAGCCCGCCTTCCCATGGCGCGCAGTGCTCCTCGACACGTCGCGCCACTTCTTCAGCAAGCCCAGCATCCTCAAGATGCTCGACACGATGGCAATGGTCAAG ctcAACGTGTTCCACTTGCACATCACCGACTCGAACTCGTGGCCCTTGGACTTGCACGAGTTCCCTCTCCTCGCACAGAAGGGTGCCTACCGCGGTCCACGGGTCTACAGCGAGCAGGACGTGCGGGACATCGTCCGTTATGCTGGAGAG CGCGGCATTGACGTGGTGATGGAAATCGACACCCCCGGCCACACCTCCATCATCGGCGAGGCCTACCCAGACTACATTGCCTGTCATGACAAGCGACCGTGGACCAGCCGCGCGCACCAACCGCCGGCGGGGCAACTGCGCTTCGCCGATACTGAGGTCGCCGAGTTCACCTCCAAGCTCTTCCAGGCGGCAATGAGCGTCACCCAGAGCCAGTACTttggcaccggcggcgacgagatcAACATGAAGTGCATG gaggaggacgagcccaCGAGGAGAAGTCTCTCTGAGAAGGGCTGGACCATCGAGGACGCTCTGCGGGACTTCAcgcagcgcacgcacgccaCGCTCGCTGAGAATGGCCGCACTGCGATTGTATGGCAGGAAATG GCCATCGCGTACGAGAACACGGGCCTCAACCCGAACACGGTCGTCGAGATCTGGGTGGACAGCaacgacgcccgccgcgtcgtggaCAAGGGGTACCGGATCGTGCACGCGGCTGCCGACTACTTCTACCTG GACTGCGGTCAAGGCGGCTGGATCACTCAAGACGGTGGTCAGGGCAACAGCTGGTGTGACCCGTTCAAAACCTGGATGAAGATTATCTC ATTCGACCCGTACAAGAACATTGAAGAGTCGCAGAGGAAGCTGGTGCTCGGTGGGCAGACGTCCCTGTGGGCCGAGCAGACGGATGAGGCCAACTTTGAGAGCGTTTTATGGCCCCGCGCagctgcgctcgccgagctcttctggagcggcgccgggccgAACGGATACCCTCGGAGTGAGTTAAAACACCTGTGTAACCTAACAGGCAGGTGCCCTGGACGCGCTTCCCCGCATGCACGACATCCGATACCGCATGGTGGACCGCGGGGTCCGAGCGGTTCCTCTGCAACCCGAGTGGTGCGCTCTGCGGCCAGGTGA
- the UBC1_2 gene encoding Ubiquitin-conjugating enzyme E2, producing the protein MALKRINKELIDLGRDPPSSCSAGPIGDNLFQWQATIMGPADSPYSGGVFFLSLTFPTDYPFKPPKVSFTTKIYHPNINANGSICLDILREQWSPALTISKVLLSICSMLTDPNPDDPLVPEIAHTYKTDRARYEATAREWTRKYAT; encoded by the exons ATGGCCCTCAAGCGCATTAACAAG GAGCTCATCGACCTTGGCCGTGACCCCCcaagctcgtgctcggccggCCCCATCGGCGACAACCTTTTCCAGTGGCAGGCGACCATCATGGGCCCC GCTGACTCGCCATACTCGGGTGGTGTCTTCTTCCT CTCTCTGACCTTCCCCACCGACTACCCCTTCAAGCCCCCCAAGGTTTCGTTCACCACCAAGATCTACCACCCGAACATCAACGCCAACGGCTCGATCTGCCTGGACATTCTGAGGGAACAGTGGAGCCCTGCTCTGACCATCTCGAAGG TGCTCCTGTCGATCTGCTCGATGCTCACCGACCCCAACCCTGACGACCCGCTTGTCCCGGAGATTGCGCAC ACCTACAAGACCGACCGTGCGCGCTACGAGGCGACTGCCAGGGAATGGACCAGGAA GTACGCCACCTAA